The Prevotella melaninogenica genome window below encodes:
- a CDS encoding efflux RND transporter permease subunit, giving the protein MYHDFLLLFPWGILIVLLVSLVVAELLTPFLQFYFIREPIKERMGKDGKPHFSFLNLIQKYYNKLIDFCFRHPYGVVGVAVVSVLAGIGLMAILPQKMMPTAERNQFAVEIYLPTGTQLDRTKAVADSLEHILRKDKRVVSIASFKGSASPRFQTSYAPQFGGKNYAQFIVNTKDSKATEEVLHDYRMKYVNAFPDAYVRFKQLNYSAEGNSIELRLTGDNWAQLKQTADSITALFRENNDLILIRNDVNEPLLATNIKLDEEKANRIGANNSLVELTMATRYNNGGIPVTTVWDGDYGMPVALKSSKADNASVADIANEPIPVAGELKTVPLRQIAKVEPRWEDEQICHRNGRRTITVMADVVDGVNVMNVTTKLQKQIDTDKLPQGVSAEWGGEYEQANEANPQIIGGLMISIVIIFFLMLGHFRKISTAILLLGSLSLVVLGTALGVLIPSGSSP; this is encoded by the coding sequence ATGTATCATGACTTCCTTTTGCTCTTCCCTTGGGGTATTCTTATCGTGTTGCTCGTATCACTTGTGGTAGCTGAGCTACTGACTCCTTTCCTACAATTCTACTTCATTCGTGAGCCAATAAAGGAACGCATGGGCAAAGATGGAAAGCCACACTTCTCTTTCTTAAACCTCATACAGAAGTATTACAATAAGCTCATCGACTTCTGTTTCCGCCATCCGTACGGTGTTGTTGGTGTAGCTGTTGTATCGGTCTTAGCTGGTATCGGACTCATGGCTATCCTTCCTCAGAAGATGATGCCTACTGCCGAACGCAACCAGTTTGCCGTTGAGATATATCTTCCAACAGGTACACAACTCGATAGGACGAAGGCTGTAGCAGACTCTTTAGAACATATCTTACGCAAAGACAAGCGTGTTGTGTCTATCGCATCATTTAAGGGTTCTGCCTCACCACGCTTCCAAACATCATACGCTCCACAGTTCGGTGGGAAGAACTATGCCCAGTTTATCGTCAACACAAAGGATAGCAAGGCTACTGAGGAGGTATTGCACGATTATCGTATGAAGTATGTTAATGCTTTTCCAGATGCCTACGTACGATTCAAGCAACTCAATTATAGTGCAGAAGGAAACTCTATCGAACTAAGATTGACGGGTGACAACTGGGCACAACTGAAGCAGACCGCCGACAGCATAACCGCTCTCTTCCGTGAAAACAACGACCTTATCCTTATACGTAACGATGTGAATGAACCGTTATTGGCAACGAACATCAAATTAGACGAGGAGAAGGCAAACCGTATTGGGGCTAATAACTCACTCGTAGAGTTGACCATGGCGACCCGATATAATAATGGTGGAATACCTGTTACGACGGTATGGGACGGCGATTATGGAATGCCTGTCGCCTTAAAGAGTAGTAAGGCTGACAATGCAAGTGTAGCAGACATTGCCAATGAACCTATCCCTGTTGCTGGCGAACTGAAGACTGTTCCATTGCGACAGATTGCAAAGGTGGAACCAAGATGGGAAGATGAACAGATTTGTCACCGTAATGGTAGACGAACGATTACCGTCATGGCTGATGTTGTTGATGGCGTAAACGTGATGAATGTCACTACTAAACTACAGAAGCAGATAGATACCGACAAACTACCACAGGGTGTTTCAGCTGAATGGGGAGGCGAGTACGAACAAGCTAACGAAGCCAATCCACAAATCATAGGTGGATTAATGATTAGCATTGTCATCATCTTCTTCCTCATGTTAGGGCACTTCCGCAAGATTAGTACAGCCATTTTGCTACTGGGTTCACTCTCGTTAGTAGTCTTGGGAACAGCCTTAGGCGTATTGATACCAAGTGGGAGTTCTCCATGA
- a CDS encoding efflux RND transporter permease subunit → MTCYLGVVSLMDILVRNAIIMYDYAEDLRKTEHLTAHEAIQLSAKRRMRPIFLTSAEQPQWV, encoded by the coding sequence ATGACGTGTTATCTTGGTGTTGTCTCTCTGATGGATATCCTTGTTCGTAACGCTATCATCATGTACGATTATGCAGAAGACCTGCGTAAGACAGAACACCTGACGGCTCACGAAGCCATACAACTGAGTGCGAAGCGCCGTATGCGTCCAATCTTCCTCACCTCAGCAGAGCAGCCTCAATGGGTGTAG
- a CDS encoding TolC family protein, with protein sequence MKKNIILGLSLVMSLTANAQQTLTLQQVKERAVAHNISMRTADNAILQAREQKKEAFMNYFPQVNAVGLGLKSTTDMMKTEVKVSELLPSSIASALPSSMASMIPSTIPFSAVNKGLIAGVSAIQPVFAGGQIVNGNKLAKIGVDVAELQKHVSANTVELTAEQYYWQIISLKEKQKTINAVSDMLKNLEKDADAAVKAGVGMRNDLLQVQLKENELESNKLKLENGLKLARMVLAQYIGAEGEIDVTATIDPSVLPPYPTMKVDHKAAVATTSEYQLLEKNVEATTLQRKMEEGKRLPTVGVGVGYNYYNLGSGMKNNFGAVFATVSIPISQWWSGSHAIKPKKLAEENARQQLSDNSQLLAIRMQKNWNDVDDTYKQLVLAKKSIEQSEENLRLNRNFYHAGTVTMNDLLDAQQKYQQCHDKYTEAYATLQTKIVEYEQSIGK encoded by the coding sequence ATGAAAAAGAACATTATATTAGGACTCTCACTCGTAATGAGTCTCACCGCAAATGCCCAACAAACACTCACGCTTCAGCAAGTTAAGGAGCGTGCTGTGGCACATAATATCAGTATGAGAACGGCTGATAATGCTATTCTCCAAGCTCGCGAACAGAAGAAGGAAGCCTTTATGAACTACTTTCCGCAGGTAAATGCTGTTGGCTTAGGGCTCAAGTCTACAACGGATATGATGAAGACTGAGGTTAAAGTATCAGAACTCTTACCTTCGTCTATCGCATCAGCATTACCAAGTAGTATGGCTTCAATGATACCCTCTACTATTCCTTTCTCAGCAGTTAACAAAGGACTCATCGCTGGTGTGTCTGCTATTCAACCAGTATTTGCTGGTGGACAGATTGTTAATGGTAACAAACTGGCTAAAATAGGGGTTGATGTTGCTGAATTGCAAAAGCACGTATCTGCCAATACAGTGGAACTTACAGCCGAGCAATACTACTGGCAAATCATCTCACTAAAGGAGAAACAGAAAACAATCAATGCGGTGAGCGACATGCTAAAAAACCTTGAGAAAGATGCAGATGCAGCTGTGAAAGCTGGCGTGGGGATGCGTAATGACCTCCTACAGGTGCAGTTGAAGGAGAATGAACTTGAGAGTAACAAACTGAAACTCGAGAATGGTTTGAAGCTCGCACGTATGGTCTTGGCACAATACATCGGTGCGGAAGGTGAGATAGATGTGACTGCGACGATAGACCCCTCAGTACTTCCACCCTATCCTACAATGAAGGTTGACCACAAGGCTGCCGTTGCAACAACATCTGAATATCAGTTGTTAGAGAAGAACGTTGAGGCTACAACGTTACAACGCAAGATGGAAGAAGGCAAACGACTACCAACAGTTGGAGTGGGTGTAGGGTATAACTACTATAACTTAGGGAGTGGAATGAAGAATAACTTCGGGGCTGTCTTCGCTACAGTGTCTATCCCTATCTCTCAATGGTGGAGCGGTTCACATGCTATCAAACCTAAGAAGTTAGCAGAAGAGAATGCTCGCCAGCAATTATCCGACAACTCACAACTGCTCGCTATCCGTATGCAGAAGAACTGGAACGATGTTGATGATACTTATAAACAGTTAGTCTTAGCAAAGAAGAGTATCGAACAGAGTGAGGAGAACCTTCGACTCAATCGTAACTTCTATCATGCTGGCACGGTGACAATGAACGACCTATTGGATGCACAACAGAAATATCAGCAATGTCACGATAAGTACACTGAGGCATACGCAACACTACAAACTAAGATTGTGGAGTACGAACAAAGCATTGGAAAGTAA
- a CDS encoding queuosine precursor transporter, whose amino-acid sequence MTKSKQQVSVLFMLFSILFCVCLIAANILETKQISVLGISLTGGLIVFPISYIINDCVCEVWGFQKARLLIWTGFAMNFFFVAMGALCDWIPGASYWTNEAGFHAIFGLAPRVAAASFIAFIVGSFANAYVMSKMKLRDGGRHFSWRAILSTIAGESLDSLIFFPLALGGVVPTPELPKLMLWQVVLKTLYEVIALPITIRVVKKLKQHEGEDVYDNGVNYSIWKIFSLQ is encoded by the coding sequence ATGACAAAAAGTAAACAACAAGTGAGTGTGCTGTTTATGCTTTTCAGTATCCTCTTTTGTGTTTGCCTTATTGCGGCAAACATCCTCGAGACAAAGCAAATCTCTGTGTTAGGTATCTCATTGACAGGTGGACTCATCGTCTTCCCAATCTCTTACATCATCAACGATTGTGTCTGTGAGGTTTGGGGCTTTCAGAAGGCACGTCTGTTGATATGGACGGGTTTTGCGATGAACTTCTTTTTTGTGGCAATGGGAGCGTTATGTGACTGGATACCTGGTGCCTCTTATTGGACGAATGAAGCGGGTTTCCATGCTATCTTTGGTCTTGCTCCACGTGTGGCAGCGGCTTCTTTCATAGCTTTCATCGTGGGTTCATTTGCTAATGCCTACGTCATGAGTAAGATGAAACTACGTGATGGAGGTCGTCATTTCTCATGGCGTGCCATCTTGAGTACCATTGCTGGTGAGAGTCTTGACTCTCTCATCTTCTTCCCTTTGGCGTTGGGTGGCGTTGTTCCAACTCCTGAATTGCCAAAACTAATGCTCTGGCAGGTGGTCTTAAAGACGCTTTACGAGGTAATAGCTTTGCCTATCACTATTCGTGTAGTGAAGAAGTTAAAGCAACATGAAGGCGAAGATGTTTATGACAATGGTGTGAACTATAGCATTTGGAAGATTTTCTCTTTGCAATAA
- a CDS encoding peroxiredoxin family protein — translation MKKIILMTALATTVFTANAQDIKPYEEKMSQIETQYKSLEAAYQAFGKKDPTTFTEADKAKLNEIMVKADSLYNVQKNTALEIARKFKDTKFPAKYVAKIMYDLEFDELKELCDPNTGYYNEAEMTKPKQLFESYKLRQPGSMYKDLTMQDLNGKQVKLSDWVGKGKYVLVDFWASWCGPCRAEMPNVVAAYKRFKDKGLEIIGISFDNKKLQWSAAVEKLGMTWPQMSDLKGWESSAAAVYGIRSIPSNILVDPQGKIVAMDLRENRLQEVLAEKLK, via the coding sequence ATGAAGAAGATTATTTTAATGACAGCGTTGGCTACAACTGTTTTCACTGCAAATGCGCAGGACATCAAGCCATACGAAGAGAAAATGTCTCAGATAGAGACACAGTATAAATCACTTGAGGCAGCCTATCAGGCTTTCGGCAAGAAAGACCCTACAACCTTCACAGAGGCAGATAAAGCTAAGTTAAACGAAATCATGGTGAAAGCCGACTCGCTTTACAATGTACAGAAGAATACTGCTTTAGAGATTGCAAGGAAGTTTAAAGATACAAAGTTCCCAGCAAAATACGTTGCTAAAATCATGTATGACCTTGAGTTTGATGAACTAAAAGAACTTTGCGATCCTAACACAGGCTACTACAATGAGGCAGAAATGACAAAGCCAAAGCAGTTATTCGAGTCTTACAAGTTGCGTCAGCCAGGTTCTATGTATAAAGACCTCACAATGCAAGACCTCAATGGTAAGCAGGTAAAGCTTAGCGATTGGGTTGGTAAAGGCAAGTATGTATTGGTAGATTTCTGGGCAAGTTGGTGTGGTCCATGCCGTGCAGAAATGCCAAACGTTGTAGCAGCTTACAAGCGTTTTAAGGACAAAGGTCTGGAGATTATTGGCATCAGTTTCGACAACAAGAAACTGCAATGGTCAGCTGCCGTTGAGAAATTAGGTATGACTTGGCCTCAGATGTCAGACCTCAAGGGCTGGGAGTCGAGTGCAGCAGCTGTCTATGGTATCCGCAGTATTCCTTCTAACATCCTCGTCGACCCACAGGGTAAGATTGTAGCAATGGACCTCCGTGAGAACAGATTGCAGGAAGTATTGGCTGAGAAGTTGAAATAA
- a CDS encoding calcium/sodium antiporter has protein sequence MLLNILFIVVGVALVLWGADRLTDGAVAVAEKMKMPQIVIGLTIVAMGTSMPEFCVSFISALKGTSDLAVGNIVGSNIFNALLIVGVSALVAPMTIMETTVRKDIPFALVASALLLIMCLDGNISRIDAGILFAMFLIFMYMTLKGAKKQGADAEEAIEGEGKKPMATWLSVVWILVGLLCLIGGSNLFVEGATAVATNLGVSEAVIGLTIVAGGTSLPELATSVVSARKGNSGIAIGNALGSNVFNILAILGITGMITPMTLKGITYIDLSILVISIMLVWLFSFTKYKIERWEGAVLTAVFVGYIYSLL, from the coding sequence ATGTTACTGAACATTTTATTTATTGTCGTGGGTGTAGCCCTCGTTCTATGGGGTGCTGACCGCTTGACAGATGGTGCTGTGGCTGTAGCTGAGAAGATGAAGATGCCGCAGATAGTGATAGGATTGACAATTGTTGCAATGGGTACAAGTATGCCTGAGTTCTGTGTAAGTTTTATTTCTGCCTTGAAGGGAACGTCAGACTTGGCTGTAGGTAATATTGTTGGCTCGAACATCTTTAATGCTTTACTTATAGTTGGTGTGTCGGCATTGGTGGCACCGATGACGATTATGGAGACAACAGTAAGAAAGGATATTCCTTTTGCGCTTGTAGCATCAGCTTTGCTATTGATAATGTGCCTTGACGGGAATATTAGTAGGATTGATGCAGGTATTCTCTTTGCGATGTTCCTCATATTTATGTATATGACACTTAAAGGTGCTAAGAAGCAAGGAGCGGATGCTGAAGAGGCTATAGAGGGTGAAGGAAAGAAGCCGATGGCAACTTGGTTGTCTGTTGTATGGATTCTTGTCGGGCTACTTTGTTTGATAGGAGGTAGTAACTTGTTTGTAGAAGGGGCTACGGCTGTTGCAACAAATCTTGGTGTGTCAGAGGCTGTGATAGGTTTAACAATCGTGGCAGGAGGAACTTCTCTTCCGGAATTGGCTACAAGTGTTGTTTCAGCTCGTAAAGGGAATAGCGGTATTGCAATAGGAAATGCACTTGGTTCTAATGTGTTTAACATTCTTGCTATCCTTGGTATTACGGGTATGATAACCCCAATGACATTGAAAGGTATTACTTATATAGACCTTTCTATACTGGTTATCTCAATCATGCTTGTATGGCTTTTCTCGTTTACGAAGTATAAGATTGAACGATGGGAGGGAGCTGTGCTTACGGCTGTGTTTGTAGGTTATATCTATTCCTTACTATAA
- a CDS encoding Crp/Fnr family transcriptional regulator, with translation MENNVMKALRSCPLFAGMSEIEIDLTLGNISYQLVSLPSHEVYALAGMPCKYVDIVVSGKLICRMAALSGKQVEVSRLHSGNMVAPAFIFSKDRSLPVSVETDGKVQLFRMRPEELKRLIDLDETLRMNYIRILSNIDVFLTQKMKVLSLFTVREKVAYLLMERAGEQGSNEVHLERSRQEIADSFGIQKFSLLRVLSDFEKEGAIEIHGRTIKILDRRKMLK, from the coding sequence ATGGAAAATAATGTAATGAAAGCACTCCGTTCCTGTCCACTTTTTGCAGGAATGAGTGAGATTGAAATAGACCTAACATTAGGAAATATTAGTTATCAACTTGTATCTCTGCCTTCACATGAGGTATATGCCTTAGCGGGTATGCCTTGCAAGTATGTTGATATTGTTGTAAGTGGTAAGCTTATCTGTCGTATGGCAGCTTTATCGGGCAAACAGGTAGAGGTGAGTCGGTTGCACAGTGGCAATATGGTAGCTCCTGCTTTTATCTTTTCTAAGGACAGGAGTCTACCTGTCAGTGTCGAAACAGATGGTAAAGTACAGCTATTTCGCATGCGTCCAGAGGAGTTGAAGCGTCTAATAGATTTGGATGAGACGCTTCGTATGAACTATATTCGTATTCTCTCAAATATTGATGTGTTCTTGACGCAGAAGATGAAGGTGCTCAGTCTGTTTACTGTACGTGAGAAGGTGGCTTATCTTTTGATGGAACGTGCAGGAGAGCAGGGCAGCAATGAGGTACATTTGGAGCGTTCACGTCAGGAGATAGCAGACTCGTTTGGCATTCAGAAGTTCTCATTGCTTCGTGTTCTATCTGACTTTGAGAAAGAGGGGGCGATAGAGATTCATGGACGAACAATCAAGATTCTGGATCGTAGGAAGATGTTGAAGTAA
- a CDS encoding hemerythrin domain-containing protein → MTQTFSQSTIPFKAWDLDLLVDYVLKFHHRYIRKQGEELAIRLNSLAANHPELDRVIDHFRNSVADLDLHCQKEENILFPYIIDIFNAAEYGQEHAPFHCGTIQHPINAMMADHNDEIERHERIAELTNDYTAPEGAEPEYVKALADLRQFRDNLLEHIFVENEIMFPRALMME, encoded by the coding sequence ATGACACAAACATTTTCTCAAAGCACTATCCCTTTTAAAGCATGGGACCTCGACCTACTTGTAGACTATGTACTGAAGTTTCATCATCGTTACATTCGCAAGCAGGGTGAGGAACTTGCTATCAGACTAAACTCACTTGCAGCTAATCATCCTGAACTCGACCGTGTAATAGATCACTTCCGCAACAGTGTTGCCGACCTCGACCTCCACTGTCAGAAGGAAGAGAATATTCTCTTTCCATACATTATCGACATTTTCAATGCAGCTGAGTATGGTCAAGAGCATGCTCCTTTCCATTGTGGTACAATCCAGCATCCTATCAATGCAATGATGGCTGACCACAACGACGAGATAGAACGTCATGAGCGGATAGCAGAACTAACAAATGATTACACAGCTCCTGAGGGTGCTGAGCCAGAATATGTGAAGGCACTTGCAGACCTTCGTCAGTTCCGTGATAACCTCCTCGAACATATCTTCGTAGAAAACGAGATAATGTTCCCACGGGCATTAATGATGGAATAA
- a CDS encoding DUF488 domain-containing protein — MKIKRAYAPVEETDGYRILVDRLWPRGISKEKAQIDLWLKSVAPSNELRKWFGHDPDRFAEFSERYRAELTASGALDELRAVLKEHPTATLLFAAHDEEHNNAVVLQHLLETE, encoded by the coding sequence ATGAAAATCAAACGTGCTTACGCGCCGGTTGAAGAAACCGACGGTTATCGAATCCTCGTTGACCGATTATGGCCGCGAGGCATCAGTAAAGAAAAGGCACAAATCGACCTTTGGTTGAAATCTGTTGCGCCAAGTAATGAACTGCGTAAGTGGTTCGGTCATGACCCCGACCGGTTTGCAGAGTTCTCTGAACGATATCGTGCAGAGTTAACTGCAAGTGGAGCCTTAGACGAACTGCGTGCTGTCCTCAAGGAACATCCTACCGCTACCCTACTCTTTGCGGCACATGATGAGGAACATAACAACGCAGTCGTATTGCAACATCTGCTTGAAACGGAATAA
- a CDS encoding choice-of-anchor J domain-containing protein, which yields MKNFYLFAKLFVSLCLAGFTNTAYAQNEAPQVVIPLDQATEKATVELLDDPFFYSFDNGKPMHWVTAGTVTQLKAGDRYSSDTGFGVGIETTANVEGYLKQVIDLNRAGKEVVQGDELECLVHYSTIESKRREGPFRLALRWLDTAGNELVSTEKDFINNPDIYFGRMKAYGDLKFRTVCPAGAAKLEFALLVAPGSLVRMDDFSVLRLSDKDKTPLVAILPQYRTMMGEVGQPTTFPIALQGMHLSADQTPNFGGTKSSSVMKLDVEKLPKNSTIKANLTITPQVAGVYVGSNTYKLRFSGADTENSGSLNLTGYFKKAGTTPTIKLKSGQVREMSAAPNKTDEQLLDFDIKDVITNVNLALKHDASSPFRIDVGQYYYATSSGKLYHRPVKVTFAPRKAGVYEAELRVSSVLADTLVIKLKGVSEAATSADLVENFTDNRVMDSRFTGDAWKGYHKFDLGYWKLNGKWNSKSNVTLAAKDTLYYDELVANGVNTLQLSPVSSAAKCTVEYSIDGGGHWKSLTVGDADGKYVVGTHRPTLVRFVSSESVEVQRVTISPNTVDEREAFDKIEEAMLKDADSKPLAVLNETFSDLRHTRILGLKDWQNLTICGERPFYAWQQKNADQSVVENEVAQISFLKYGVEDRREHESWLISPTLSYKNAQSKDLTFSLMYRNQTTNGEELFGFYIITEKDGKATPYFLDISQYVPVGVKLEPDMWFDYRIDLSKVEGLAIDDKFHVAFSYYSPVGGNATSLNFMIDDVTFGRTDLPELSVDNDFIQFVFRPGQEMTPQPLNIYSDRTTAPVTITLAPSAQKKYFKLSHEKLPLEGGSIAVGFKSNDSKTHAAALLVQTRGAEPIIVKLLAQPITAGISNVAGGDDDALLPIVSGSELTINGKYQTYQLFSTDGSLLQQGGYQQRIDLSGVQPKVFVLKLNTDKGVKSFTLKR from the coding sequence ATGAAGAATTTTTACTTATTTGCAAAGCTGTTTGTAAGCCTTTGTTTAGCTGGTTTTACAAATACAGCGTACGCTCAGAATGAAGCACCTCAAGTAGTTATACCTTTGGATCAGGCTACTGAGAAGGCAACGGTAGAGTTGTTAGATGATCCTTTTTTCTATTCATTTGATAATGGTAAGCCTATGCATTGGGTTACTGCAGGAACTGTTACTCAATTGAAGGCTGGTGATCGATACAGTAGTGATACTGGTTTCGGTGTTGGTATTGAGACTACTGCTAATGTGGAGGGATACCTTAAGCAGGTGATTGACCTTAATCGTGCGGGAAAGGAGGTAGTGCAAGGCGATGAGTTAGAATGTCTTGTACATTATAGTACGATAGAGAGCAAGCGCAGGGAAGGTCCATTCCGCCTTGCTTTGCGTTGGTTGGATACTGCTGGTAACGAACTCGTTTCTACCGAAAAAGACTTTATTAATAATCCTGATATCTACTTTGGACGTATGAAAGCGTATGGTGATTTGAAGTTCCGTACGGTTTGTCCAGCTGGTGCAGCGAAGTTAGAGTTTGCTCTTTTGGTAGCTCCAGGAAGTCTGGTACGCATGGACGACTTCAGTGTATTACGTTTGTCAGACAAGGATAAGACTCCGCTTGTAGCCATTCTTCCACAGTATCGTACGATGATGGGTGAGGTCGGACAACCTACAACCTTCCCAATCGCCTTACAGGGAATGCACCTTAGTGCTGATCAGACACCAAACTTCGGGGGTACTAAGTCTTCTTCTGTAATGAAGTTAGATGTTGAGAAATTACCAAAGAATAGTACTATTAAAGCTAATCTGACAATTACGCCACAGGTAGCAGGCGTTTATGTGGGTAGTAATACCTATAAACTCCGCTTCTCTGGTGCTGATACAGAAAACAGTGGTTCACTCAATTTGACTGGTTATTTTAAGAAAGCAGGTACTACTCCAACGATAAAACTTAAGTCGGGACAGGTTCGTGAGATGAGTGCAGCACCTAACAAGACTGACGAACAGTTACTTGATTTTGATATAAAGGATGTTATTACGAATGTTAACCTTGCTCTGAAGCATGATGCAAGTTCTCCTTTCCGCATTGATGTGGGACAGTATTACTATGCGACAAGTTCTGGTAAGCTCTATCATCGTCCTGTAAAGGTGACCTTCGCACCACGTAAAGCAGGAGTCTATGAGGCAGAGTTGAGGGTTTCAAGTGTCTTGGCAGATACGTTGGTTATCAAACTTAAGGGTGTTTCTGAAGCAGCTACTTCAGCTGATTTAGTTGAGAATTTCACGGATAATCGTGTGATGGACAGTCGCTTTACTGGTGATGCGTGGAAGGGTTATCATAAGTTTGACTTAGGTTATTGGAAACTTAATGGAAAGTGGAATAGTAAAAGTAATGTTACGTTGGCAGCAAAGGATACACTCTACTATGATGAATTGGTTGCCAATGGAGTTAATACACTTCAGCTATCTCCAGTAAGTAGTGCTGCAAAGTGTACTGTCGAATATTCTATTGATGGTGGTGGTCACTGGAAATCACTTACAGTAGGCGATGCAGATGGTAAATATGTTGTGGGTACGCATCGTCCTACCCTCGTACGCTTTGTATCTTCAGAGAGTGTAGAAGTTCAGCGTGTTACTATCAGTCCAAATACTGTAGATGAACGGGAAGCATTCGATAAGATTGAAGAAGCAATGCTGAAGGATGCGGATAGCAAACCTTTAGCTGTCCTTAACGAAACTTTCTCAGACTTACGCCATACACGTATTCTCGGCTTGAAGGATTGGCAGAACCTCACTATATGTGGTGAACGTCCATTCTATGCATGGCAACAGAAGAATGCTGATCAGTCGGTTGTAGAGAATGAAGTAGCACAGATTTCTTTCTTGAAATATGGTGTTGAGGATAGACGTGAGCATGAAAGCTGGCTTATTTCTCCAACCCTATCTTATAAGAATGCACAAAGTAAGGATTTAACATTCAGTTTGATGTATCGTAATCAGACTACTAACGGCGAAGAACTGTTCGGCTTTTATATCATCACAGAGAAGGATGGTAAGGCTACACCTTACTTCTTAGATATATCTCAATATGTCCCAGTAGGGGTTAAGTTGGAGCCTGATATGTGGTTTGATTATCGTATAGACCTTTCTAAGGTAGAAGGACTTGCAATAGATGATAAGTTCCATGTGGCTTTTTCTTACTATAGTCCTGTGGGGGGTAATGCTACTTCCCTGAACTTTATGATTGATGATGTAACCTTCGGACGTACTGACCTTCCTGAACTGAGTGTTGACAATGACTTCATTCAGTTTGTATTCCGTCCGGGACAAGAGATGACACCTCAGCCACTTAATATATATAGTGATCGTACAACGGCACCTGTAACAATCACCTTGGCACCTTCTGCTCAGAAGAAGTATTTCAAACTTTCACATGAGAAGTTGCCACTTGAAGGTGGTTCGATTGCCGTTGGCTTCAAAAGTAATGACTCAAAGACGCATGCTGCTGCACTGCTTGTCCAGACACGTGGGGCAGAACCTATCATCGTGAAGTTGCTTGCGCAACCTATCACAGCAGGTATCAGCAATGTTGCTGGTGGTGATGATGATGCACTGTTACCAATTGTTAGCGGTTCAGAACTGACCATTAACGGTAAGTATCAGACGTATCAGCTTTTCTCAACAGACGGTAGTCTCTTGCAGCAAGGCGGTTATCAGCAACGTATTGACTTGTCTGGTGTTCAGCCAAAGGTATTTGTCTTGAAGCTTAACACCGATAAAGGCGTAAAGTCTTTCACCTTAAAGCGTTAA
- a CDS encoding Hsp20/alpha crystallin family protein — protein sequence MYRNSWLPEVFNDFLNTTNMPKANPTAPAINVLESEKDYIVELAAPGLSKEDFDVNINSDGDLTIKMEKKAEESEQKAHYLRREFAYSKYEQTLILPDDVQKESIAARVANGVLTITLPKIKVEEQKVARQITVG from the coding sequence ATGTATAGAAATTCATGGTTACCAGAGGTTTTCAATGATTTTTTGAACACTACAAATATGCCTAAGGCAAATCCAACAGCACCAGCTATCAACGTACTGGAGTCTGAAAAAGATTATATCGTAGAACTTGCAGCACCAGGTCTGAGCAAGGAGGACTTCGATGTGAATATCAACAGCGATGGCGACTTGACCATCAAGATGGAAAAGAAAGCCGAGGAGAGCGAGCAAAAGGCTCATTACCTCCGTCGCGAGTTCGCATATAGCAAGTATGAGCAGACACTGATTCTACCTGATGATGTTCAGAAGGAAAGTATTGCTGCACGTGTTGCAAATGGTGTACTCACCATTACCTTGCCTAAGATTAAGGTTGAAGAGCAGAAGGTTGCACGCCAGATTACAGTGGGCTAA